The window GTATCAGCGTCAAGACGCCGTCCTCAGTTTTGAAGGTCAGGTCGGGCTGGCCGCTCTCCGGCAACGTGACGTTCCACTGGCCACGCGCACTGCTGAAGGTCAGGCGTTCAAGCTTGAGGCGCTGCAAGTCGAGACTGGTTTGATCGGCAGGCTGCTGCACATTCAGGCGCAGCGGTACGTCTTTAGGTACCTTCACTTTCAGATGCCCCGCCAAGCCGTTTTGGCCGCCGAGTTGAATCAGCAGCGGCCAGTCGCGCCAGGTGCGGCTGAGGGTCAGCGCCACTTCTTTTTGAGGCGTCTGTGCTGAGTTGGGCAGGCGGTCACTGGGCAGGCGGTTAAGCAGCGGCGCAGCGCTGAGCTTGAGATCGCCTTCGCGGCTGGCGCTCAGTTCGGCGCTCAGACCAGGCGCGTCGCTGCCGCTGAGCATCAGCGTTTGGCTGAGGTCGGGCGCGAGCGTCAGGCTCAGGCGCTCGGCGGCTCCCAGCGGCTGCTCCACGCGTGAGATCTGGGCCTCAAGCTGCTTGAGATCAACCGGCTTGAGGCTAAAGACAAAACCCACCCCCAGCAAAAAGAGCACCCCCAGCGTGACCGACAAGCGCAGCAGCGCCGCTGAGAGCGGCCACGCGGGCAAAGCCGAATTCACGCTTTGACCTGCGGGGCCCGCGCTTCTAAAGCCTGCACTGGCAAAGCCCGCACCTGCAAAGTCAGCCGCGTGCCCTGATTCGGCGCACTGTCCAGCGTTAAAATTGCGCCGATCAAAGCGGCCCGTTCACGCATACTTTTGAGGCCCAAACTGCCCGCACGGGTCTGGGTCACATCAAAGCCCACGCCGTTGTCGCACACCTCCAGCGTCCACGTGTCGTCGGCGGGGCCGCTGAGCAGCAGACTGAGGCTGAGCTGCTCAGCGCGGGCGTGCTTGACGGCGTTGTGGGTGGCTTCCTGCGCCACGCGGTAGAGCGTGCCTTTGATGTTGATGCTCAGCGGCGGCTCGGTGGGGGCAACAAGCTCCACTTGCAATTGGTAGCGCAGCCGCAGCATCTCGGCGAGACGGGTCAGGGCCGGCACCAAGCCGCCTTCTTCCAGCGCGTCGGGGCGCAGGGCAAACAAGAGGGCCTTCATCTCGGCGCTGGCTCCGTCGGCGAGGCTCAGGGCAAAGTCCAGACTCTCGGCGGCTTTAGCGGGGTTTTTTTCGAGCAGGGCGCGGGCGGTACGGGTAGACAGCGACACGCCGTAGAGTGCCTGCGCCACGCTGTCGTGCAGCTCGCGGGCGAGGCGGGCGCGTTCTTGTTCGCTGCCCTGAGTCTGGGCTTGGTCAATCAGGCGGGCGGTGTGGGCGGCGCTGGCGGCCTGGTCGCTGACGGCAGCCCAAAACTGCATTTCGCGGGTGCTGGGTGAGGTGCTGTAGACGGCTTGGAGTCGGCCTAGCACTTCCCCGCGCGGCGCGAGGGCCAGCGACAAGACGTGCAGATCCCCCGTGCGCTGCAAGGTGTCGCGTCCATACTCGGCGTTGGCATTGTCGGAGTCGGTATTGGTGCCGAGGAAAGCCGGGAGCCGCGCCGGGCCTTCACTCAATTGCAGCGGCCCGACGGTGATGTGGGCGCTCTGGGCGGTGGTGGCGGGCATAGACAGCCGCAGCAAGCTGGTCAGCGTTTCTTCCAAGCTGCCGGCAAAAGCGACGGTGGCCGCGCCCTCGCGCAGCGCGGCGACTTCGCGCACCGCCGAGGCATTTTCGCCGTACTCGGTGAGCAGGCCGTAACTGATCAGCAGCCAAGCACGGGTCAGCAGATTGAGGCCGCTGATCCCCAGCATCACCACAAAAAAGCCGATGAGCGAGAGCAGCACGCCCGAAGCGCCTCCGAGCGTGTAGGCCTGCGTGCCCAGCACCACCGGCACATGGAGTTGTGGAAAGGTGGAAAGCAAAAAGGGCACCACTACCAAGCCCAGCCCGCCGGCGAGGGTGAGCAGCAGCCAAACGCCGCCGAGAGCCATAAACAGCAGCTTGGCCACGCTGTAGAGCAAAATTTTATAGGTGTTGGCTTCGGTCAGGCGGCAGCGCAGCCAAGGCCACCAGCCTTTGGGGCGCACGGCAGCGGGGCGGCTGAGGTTGACGCCCAAGAGGGCCGCGCCCAGCACTCTGTCGAGTTGAGCCAGCCCGCCCAGCGTCCAGCCGCCGAGCAGCAGCAGCGGCACGCCCAGCAGCAGCGGAGAGAGCGCCGCGCCCACCACTGCCGTCACCAACGCTATGGCCATCACCACGCTCAGCAGCGCCGCGAGGGCGAAATAAAGCAGGTGGCGGTAAGTGGACGCCGCCGTGAGTTCGGCGAAGTACCCGCCACGCGGCGGAGCAGCACTGGAGATCATGCCCTCAGCTTAGGCGAGAAGGGTGCAGCGGGGCGTCGTTAGAAAGGTGGAGAGGATGGAGAGCAGCGGCAAAAGGCTGGCGCTCAAATCTCTTGCAGCTCCCGCTCTTCCAGCCACGCCGGAACTTCATCCGGCGGGTAGGTTTCAAAGTAAAGCTCCAGCAGCGAGGTCAGCGGATAACCGTCCAGCGGCCCCGTTTCCTTGCGCCGGTCGACGAGGCAGGCCACGCCGAGGCAGACTGCGCCGTAAGCTTCGGCGGCCCGCACCGCTTTCAGCACACTGCCGCCAGTGGTCAGCACATCTTCGACCGCCACAAACGTCTGCCCCGGCATAACGCTGAACGCCTCGCGGATTTTCATGCCGCCTTGTCCGTCTTTCTCGGCAAACAGCGCCCGCGTGCCGAGCTCTTTGGCGACCTCGTAAGCCAGCACCACACCGCCCATCGCCGGGCCGATCACGAAATCGGGCTTAGGGTCTGCGGCCTTGAGTTTCTCCGCCAGCGCCGCGCCGAGTACGGCGGTGTGCTGGGGATACTGAAGCAAAGTGGTGGACTGCAAAAAGTAAGGCGAGTGCCGCCCCGAGGCCAGCAGGAAGCGGCCTTCGTGCAGCGCTCCGGCCTCTTTGTAGAGGGCCAGCACGTCGAGTGGGGGAGAAGATTCAGACATGGAGGGAGTATAGCGGCGCGGCTAGATTGGAGCCATCTAGACTACAGCTATGCAGCCCCGAGCCGTGCAGTCCCGAGTCAGGCAGCGCGTGATGGTCGTCGGCAGCCCCGGCGCGGGCAAAAGCACTTTTGCGCGGCAACTCGCCCAGCGCACCGGCTTGCTGCTGACCCATCTCGACGATCTGTACTGGCGGCCCGGTTGGGTCAGGCCGCCGCCGGAGGTGTGGCAAGCCCAGATGGGTGAGGCCGTCAGCGTCGAGCGCTGGATTTTGGACGGCAATTACGCGGGTACGCTCCATCTCCGGGCGCAGCGGGCCGACACCGCTATCGTGCTGGCTTATCCGAGGGGATTGTGTCTGCGGCGGGCCATTACACGGGCCGTTTTCAAGCGCCGCCCCGACGCCAAGGACCTCGGCAAAGAGCCGCTGGACTGGGCCTTTTTGCGCTTCATCTGGACATTTCCGAAACTGGGCAAGCAGCAACTCGAGCAGTTACAGGCCGCGCCCCATCTGGAAGTGGTGGTGTTGCGGAGCGACGAGGAAGCGCAGACGTTTCTGGCAAACTGCTGAAACGGCCCAGTACTGAAACGAAAAAAGCCGCCCCCAATCCGGCGGGCGACTTCCTCTCATCTTTTTCTACAGTCTACAAACGCTCTTTCTTACTTCAGCAGTTCTTCGGCTTTAAAGAACAGGCCCAGTTCGCGCTCGGCGCTTTCGGCGCTGTCGGAGCCGTGGGTCACGTTCTCGCCCGTGGTCGTGGCGAAGTCGGCGCGGATACTGCCGGGTGCGGCATTGGCGGGGTTGGTCGCGCCCATCATGCCGCGCCAGCCCAGAATGGCGTTCTCGCCTTCCAAGGCCATCGCCACCACTGGGCCGCCGGTAATGAACTCGACCAGCTCACCAAAAAAGGGGCGCTCTTTGTGTTCGGCGTAGTGATTTTCAGCGGTTTCACGCGAAATGACCATCTGCTTGAGGCCCACCAAGCGGTAGCCTTTGCGCTGAATGCGGGCGAGAATATCGGCGGTCAGACCCCGGCGAACACCGTCGGGTTTAATCATGGCAAAAGTTCGTTCCATAGCTGGGGCAGTGTAGCAGTTGAGTGGGCGTGGGAGCCAAAGGCGGCGAATCTGACATTCGCGCTTGGTCGCCCCTTAGAATGGTGAGATGTCTGATTCTGCGCGGCCCTCGCCGCTGGCAGCCCGGTTAAGCCTGATCTTTACCGGGCTGGCATTCGTCGGCTTGTTTTTGTTTCCCTACGGCACCCTCAGCCGCAATTTCAACGCCCAGTCGCTGCTCCAGCGCTTTCCCAGCGGGCTGATCAACTATGTCGGCGGCACGTTTGAAAATCTGCCGAATGTCAGCACGGCCCTGACGCTGGGCTGGGTGACGGTGCTGGTGTTGGCAGCGGCCATCTTCGCCGCCGTGCGCCGCGCTTCTTGGCTGTGGCTGGCAGGCGCGGCGGCGCTGGTGCTGGGCATTGCCGCCATCCTCATCTTCAATGCTGGTCTGGACGCGGCGGTGGCCGATTTGGTGGCCAAGGGCGTGCGGGCCCGCCGCATTCCTTGGACATCCGGCGGAATGCATTTGGGCTTGTTCTTGCCGGTGCTGGCCGGAGCCGTCACCCTGTTCGCGGGCCTGAGCATGTATCCGCGCGCCTGGGACTTCCTTAACCGCCTGCGCGGGTTGCTGGTGCCGGTCTCGGCGATTGCGCTGGCCATCGCGGTGGGCGCGGTGGTGGTGCTGATCGTGCAGCCGGTACCGAGCGGCCTAGACCGTCCTTTGGCGCTGGGCGAACTCCTCACCGGCAAACTGGACGTGGTCTGGTACGTCTACACCACCTTGTTCGCCCCTGTGACCAATGTGCAGGACTTGTTCAGCTCGCTCAAAATCGCCACGCCGCTGATTTTCGCGGGGCTGGGGGTGGCCTTCGGCTTCCGGGCGGGCCTCTTTAACATCGGCGGCCCCGGCCAACTGACCATGGGCGGCATCGGGGCCATGCTGGTGGGCGTCTACGCGCCGCTGCCCCCCGTCTTGTTGCTGCCCGCCACGGTGCTGGCCGCCGCAGCGGGCGGAGCACTTTGGGGCGCGATTCCGGGCCTGCTCAAAGCGCGGTTCGGCTCCAGCGAAGTCATCAACACCATCATGCTCAACTACATCGCCTCGGCCATCTTTATTTTCCTGATCGGCTCGTCCACGTTTCCTTTTTTGGGCAAAACCTACAACCTTCCGATTAAAGCCGAGGGCTTCGAGGCCAAGAGCAACGAGTTTCAGGCGGGGGCAAGGCTCGCGCCAATTGCCGATCTGCTGAGTTTTACACGCGGTGAAGTGACTTATTTTTCGATGGGGCCGATTCTGGCGCTGCTGGCCTTCGGGGGGGTCTATTACGGGCTGCGGCAAGTCAAGGCGCGGCTGTGGATTGGGCTGGCGGCTGCTGTGATCGTCGGTTTCCTGACTTGGAACTCATTGGGCATCCCGATTACCAGCAGCTTTACCACCAGCCGCCTCAACACCAGCTTTCTGATCGGCTTGGTGTGCGCCGTGCTGATGGGCGTGCTGCTGTGGCGCACCTCGGCGGGCTACGCGCTGCGGGCGGTGGGCCTGAGTCCGGCAGCTGCCGAGTACGGCGGCATCAGCGTCGGCAAAAACGTGATTTTAGCCATGACCTTGTCGGGTGCACTGATCGGCCTCGGCGCGACCCACTACACCATGGGCGGAGCGCTCGACGAGTATCGCCTCAAAGGCAACATGCCGGTCGGCGTCGGGTTTGACGGCATAGCGGTGGCCCTGATGGGCCAGAGCACGCCCGGCGGAGTGGTGGCCGCTGCCATCCTCTTCGGCACGGTGGACACCGGCGGTGTCAACGTTGACCGGGTGCTCGACAAAGTCAACAAAGACATCGTGACGGTGCTCAAGGCCCTGATCGTGCTGTTTATCGCGGCGGGAGGCTTCCTGAGCCGCCGCATCACCGATCCGCCGCCGCCCACGCTGGTCAAGGCTGCCGACGCTGGCGGCTCGGACGGGGGCGGCAAACTTTCGCCGAGTGAAGCGGCCCGCGAAGCCTCGACCCCGCTGCCCAATGTGGGCCGCAGCAGCGAAGTGATTTCCCAAGACATGCTGGGCGGCGACCCAGTGGCCGAGGAAAACCCCGATAAGGAGAGGAAGTCGTGATCGCATTCTTGGCAACGCTTTTCAGCGTCACGTTCGCCGGTATTTTTATCCGCTCCACCGTGCCGCTGCTGCTCACCGCGCTGGGCGGGCTGTACTCCGAGCGCAGCGGCGTGGTCAATATCGCCTTGGAGGGGCTGATCATCTTCGGCGCTTTGGCCGGCGCGATCATCACCAAAGAACTCGACGCGCCGCTCGGGGCCGCTGCGCCGTGGGTGGGCTGGCTCGGCGGCATGGTGGTGGGCGGCATGATCGCCTGGATTCACGCCGTCCTCAGCATCAAGTACCGCGCCGATCAGGTGATCTCCGGCACCGCCATCAACTTGCTGGCCACGGGCGTACCGGCGGTGGTGCTAACGGCCCTCTACGGCTCCAGCACTGAAAGTCCCCCGGTCATTCACGCGCTGCCGCTGTGGGGTGTGGGCGACCTTAAATTCAGCCCGCCAGCGTATTTTGCGCTGATTACGGTGGCCGTGACGTGGTACGTGCTCTACCGCACTCCTTACGGCCTGCGCCTGCGGGCCAGCGGCGAGCATCCCGGCGCGGCGTCGAGCATGGGCGTCAATGTCAAGGCCATGCGCTACAGCGCCGTGATTTTGTCGGGGGTGCTGGCGGGCACGGCGGGCGTCTTTCTGAGCATCGGCAACTTGGATTCTTACGTGCGCAACATCAGCGCGGGCGCGGGCTTTATCGCGCTAGCGGCGCTGATTTTCGGGCAGTGGAAGCCGCTGGGGGTTTTCGCGGCCACTTTACTCTTCGGCTTTTTGCAAGCACTCTCCATTCAGCTCGGCGGCGGCAATTTGTTGCCCGGCAGTCTGGTACAGGCGCTGCCGTACCTGATCACCGTGCTGGCCCTGATCTTTACGGGCCGCAGCCGCGCTCCCAAAGCGGTGGGCAAACCGTTGGACTAAGAAGGCTTGGGCCGTGCGGTAGAAAGTGTGGGGGAGTTGCGCTGGGTTGGTGCAGCTCCCCCTTCGTTTGCCGCGTCGCCGCTGTTGCAACGCTGCCACAGTTTGGTGGCCTCCACGGCGCTGACGGCGGGCGAGAACAAATAGCCCTGTCCAACTTGGCAGTTCAAGTCCAGCAAACTGCGGCGCTGCTCAGGTGTTTCGATGCCCTCGGCGATCACGTCGAGTTTGAGCGCTTCGGCCAACTTCAAAATGGCCTGCACGATGCCCTGGCTGGCCGGATCGCTCCCCAGATTTTCCACGAAACTGCGGTCAATTTTCAGGGCAGTGAGGTTAAAGCGGTGCAGCGAGGCCAGCGAAGAGTAGCCGGTGCCGAAATCGTCCACCTGAACGCCGAGCCCCAACTCCCTGAGGGCGGTGATGGTTTGGGCGGCGCTGGCGTGCAGCATGGCTCCCTCGGTGATTTCAAGGTTGAGGCCGTGCGCCGCGCAGCCACTTTTGCGAATGGCCCGCTGCACTTGACGAATGATGTCGGATTGCTGAAACTGATGCGGCGACAAATTGACGTTGAGGCACAGGGGCCGCTCAGGTTGCTGACGCTGCCAAGTGCTGAGCTGCTGGCAGGCTTCTTCCAAGACCCACTGCCCCAGCGGCCAGATGAGTCCAGTTTCCTCGGCGACGCTCAGAAACTCACTGGGCTGCACGTTACCGAGTTCAGGGTGCCGCCAGCGGGCCAGCGCCTCGAAGCTCAAGATACGGTTGCTGCTGAGCTGCACCACCGGCTGATAAAACAGGTGCAGTTGACGCGCCCCGATGGCCGCGCCGAGTTCGGCTTCGATGTGCAGCCGCCGCAGGGCACGCTCATGCAAGCTGCGGTCAAACACCCGGTAAGCTGAACTGGCCCGCGTGCGCTGACGGTGCTTGCTTTCGTACATGCTGAGGTCGGCGTCGCGCAGCACGTCGCTGGTTTCGGTGTACTCGGCCCGGCCCGGCGCGATGCCGATGCTGATACTTAGGCGCAATTCGTGGCTGCCGACTTTCAGTGGTTGTCTGAGCGCTTTGGCCAGGCGGCCGGCGAGGCGTTCGGCGTCAGCCGCGTGGTGACACAGCAAAATGGCAAATTCGTCGCCGCCTAAACGGGCCAGCAGTTCGTTCGGCGGTATGTTGGCGGCCAGCCGCTCGGCCAGTGCCCGCAGCAAGTCGTCGCCGATTCGGTGGCCCAAGCTGTCGTTGAT of the Deinococcus detaillensis genome contains:
- a CDS encoding sensor histidine kinase, encoding MISSAAPPRGGYFAELTAASTYRHLLYFALAALLSVVMAIALVTAVVGAALSPLLLGVPLLLLGGWTLGGLAQLDRVLGAALLGVNLSRPAAVRPKGWWPWLRCRLTEANTYKILLYSVAKLLFMALGGVWLLLTLAGGLGLVVVPFLLSTFPQLHVPVVLGTQAYTLGGASGVLLSLIGFFVVMLGISGLNLLTRAWLLISYGLLTEYGENASAVREVAALREGAATVAFAGSLEETLTSLLRLSMPATTAQSAHITVGPLQLSEGPARLPAFLGTNTDSDNANAEYGRDTLQRTGDLHVLSLALAPRGEVLGRLQAVYSTSPSTREMQFWAAVSDQAASAAHTARLIDQAQTQGSEQERARLARELHDSVAQALYGVSLSTRTARALLEKNPAKAAESLDFALSLADGASAEMKALLFALRPDALEEGGLVPALTRLAEMLRLRYQLQVELVAPTEPPLSINIKGTLYRVAQEATHNAVKHARAEQLSLSLLLSGPADDTWTLEVCDNGVGFDVTQTRAGSLGLKSMRERAALIGAILTLDSAPNQGTRLTLQVRALPVQALEARAPQVKA
- the pyrE gene encoding orotate phosphoribosyltransferase, with the translated sequence MSESSPPLDVLALYKEAGALHEGRFLLASGRHSPYFLQSTTLLQYPQHTAVLGAALAEKLKAADPKPDFVIGPAMGGVVLAYEVAKELGTRALFAEKDGQGGMKIREAFSVMPGQTFVAVEDVLTTGGSVLKAVRAAEAYGAVCLGVACLVDRRKETGPLDGYPLTSLLELYFETYPPDEVPAWLEERELQEI
- a CDS encoding P-loop NTPase family protein; protein product: MQPRAVQSRVRQRVMVVGSPGAGKSTFARQLAQRTGLLLTHLDDLYWRPGWVRPPPEVWQAQMGEAVSVERWILDGNYAGTLHLRAQRADTAIVLAYPRGLCLRRAITRAVFKRRPDAKDLGKEPLDWAFLRFIWTFPKLGKQQLEQLQAAPHLEVVVLRSDEEAQTFLANC
- the ndk gene encoding nucleoside-diphosphate kinase, with the translated sequence MERTFAMIKPDGVRRGLTADILARIQRKGYRLVGLKQMVISRETAENHYAEHKERPFFGELVEFITGGPVVAMALEGENAILGWRGMMGATNPANAAPGSIRADFATTTGENVTHGSDSAESAERELGLFFKAEELLK
- a CDS encoding ABC transporter permease, which produces MSDSARPSPLAARLSLIFTGLAFVGLFLFPYGTLSRNFNAQSLLQRFPSGLINYVGGTFENLPNVSTALTLGWVTVLVLAAAIFAAVRRASWLWLAGAAALVLGIAAILIFNAGLDAAVADLVAKGVRARRIPWTSGGMHLGLFLPVLAGAVTLFAGLSMYPRAWDFLNRLRGLLVPVSAIALAIAVGAVVVLIVQPVPSGLDRPLALGELLTGKLDVVWYVYTTLFAPVTNVQDLFSSLKIATPLIFAGLGVAFGFRAGLFNIGGPGQLTMGGIGAMLVGVYAPLPPVLLLPATVLAAAAGGALWGAIPGLLKARFGSSEVINTIMLNYIASAIFIFLIGSSTFPFLGKTYNLPIKAEGFEAKSNEFQAGARLAPIADLLSFTRGEVTYFSMGPILALLAFGGVYYGLRQVKARLWIGLAAAVIVGFLTWNSLGIPITSSFTTSRLNTSFLIGLVCAVLMGVLLWRTSAGYALRAVGLSPAAAEYGGISVGKNVILAMTLSGALIGLGATHYTMGGALDEYRLKGNMPVGVGFDGIAVALMGQSTPGGVVAAAILFGTVDTGGVNVDRVLDKVNKDIVTVLKALIVLFIAAGGFLSRRITDPPPPTLVKAADAGGSDGGGKLSPSEAAREASTPLPNVGRSSEVISQDMLGGDPVAEENPDKERKS
- a CDS encoding ABC transporter permease — translated: MIAFLATLFSVTFAGIFIRSTVPLLLTALGGLYSERSGVVNIALEGLIIFGALAGAIITKELDAPLGAAAPWVGWLGGMVVGGMIAWIHAVLSIKYRADQVISGTAINLLATGVPAVVLTALYGSSTESPPVIHALPLWGVGDLKFSPPAYFALITVAVTWYVLYRTPYGLRLRASGEHPGAASSMGVNVKAMRYSAVILSGVLAGTAGVFLSIGNLDSYVRNISAGAGFIALAALIFGQWKPLGVFAATLLFGFLQALSIQLGGGNLLPGSLVQALPYLITVLALIFTGRSRAPKAVGKPLD